The Lutra lutra chromosome 16, mLutLut1.2, whole genome shotgun sequence genome segment GGATATTCCCTGTGGAAATGACAGTGTCCTGAGGGCTTCCAgtgcattttctcatttgctcTGCAAACAGCCTTAGGAGATAGGTTCTGTCACCCCCGTTTTAtggatgagaacactgaggttcCGAGAGACAGGTGACTTGTCCAGGGTCTCACGGCATCCTAAGTACATGGAGAAATGGGCTCCGAAGAGGCCCCGGAGCCAGCTCAGGGTTCCCTCCCGCAGGCTGTCATCCTTCCCTCGCAGTCCTCCCAGGCAAGTTCCGCACTTCTCTGACCCTCAGGCCTCCGGGCCCCCGAGCCATCGCTTCCTCCCAGCTCCCCATCTGGGCCGTGCCGGTTGAGCAGGGAGATTTCTTCTCGGACACCCAGACAGTGCTAGTGCCGAGGCTTGGGCAGGCAGGACCGTCTTCCCCGGGAGCCTCAGGGTCCCAGACTATAAAGTGAAGGCCAGAAGGGGCGCTCTGTGGGCATCTGGAAAGTGCCTTGGATTCCCCACAGAGGGACAGGTGTCCCCTTCCGACACAAAATTTGCCTGCAGCAGGGTACTGCTGCTTCCAGAAAGCACTCCGCTTAACAGCACCTGACATTCTTCTGCTTACCCAGCATTTTGGTTGCTAAATTTGCACCATGTTGGTTTGTCTTGTTTATGAATGCTTTCTAAAGACTACTGCAGGCCTGTCCTGAAAGAGTCTTCTCTCTTAGGATGGATCCAGAGTTGCCCAATCTCAGAACAACACTGACTGGGCAGGCTGCATCTCCCTTCCACTCCTTTGCctatccgccccccccccaacccccgcgcTGGGTCTTCAGGCTCAACACTCATCAGGCCCACTGTTGTCCTCAGGCAGGTCCTTCTGGCATTCCTGGGACGGGGCATCCCAACCAGCCAAGCGTGCCCTACTCCGGTGATTCCTTGACTCCTGGTTCGGCATTCTCACGGGCCTCCTGTCTCCTGGGAAGATGTTCCTGGTGGGCCTCACGGGGGGCATTGCCTCGGGCAAGAGCTCGGTGATCCAGGTGTTCCAACAGCTGGGCTGTGCGGTGATTGACGTTGATGTCATCGCCCGCCATGGTGAGTTGGGAGGGGCAGGCGGCGGGACCCTGCGCAGCAGCTCCCCTATACCCCTTTCTGCCATCGTGTCTCCCTTTTCTCTAAGTCCTTTCAATGCCTTGGAGGGTGGCAAGGCTTTCCTGTCGGCTGTGGTCTGATTTTCTATTCCCTGCCCCCCATGTCCTCGTCCCTCTCCTTCACCTCACCCTGTGACCCACTCGAGGGGTTCCATGCACTCTGCTCTCCTTTGcaactccttttcctcctctcttttggTTTTTGCTCCAAATATAAGAAGCATCCATGGGTTCCCCCATCCTTTGGCCTCTAGTCCTTTGGGAACCTCCGGCTGGCCTGGAGGCTCTAGAGAGTGACCCAGCCCCCACCTCATGGACAGTGGTCCAGCCAGGATACCCCGCCCACCGGCGCATCGTGGAAGCCTTTGGCACCGAGGTCTTGCTGGAGAACGGTGACATCAATCGCAAAGTCCTGGGGGACCTGATCTTTAACCAGCCCGACCGGCGGCATCTGCTCAACACCATCACCCACCCCGAGATCCGCAAGGAAATGATGAAGGAGACCTTCAAGTATTTCCTCCGAGGTAAGACCCAGGGTGTGGGACAGGGGTGAGGCAGAGCCCTCTTCTTCCAGGGCCAGGGCCCTCCTCCTCTGTGGAGAGGTtggccagggagaaggggagctggCTGGCCTTTGCACCCTCCATGCAGAGCCCCACGCAGCCTCAGAGGAAAGGCGCACATGTTCCTCAGCATTTAAAGAGGTTGACAATTGAGTGAGAAGAGACACTTGAGGTTTTTGAGCTGCGATCCCCAGGAAGTTAAGTTGATTTTTCTAGCAGGGTTGGGAGTAATAACAGCTGACAAATGGTGGAGTCTGGAGACCTGAGTTTCAATCCTGGCCTCATAGCTTCTAGCTGCGTGACTTTGTCAAatgagccagcccctcccctgcacagTGAGGTTAATAATGCCAACCGCGAGAAGCTATTCGGGGGGTCTGGGTCCGCATCAGTAACCATCGATCGCCACATGGTATGAACCATGGTCGGAGTCAGATTTGGTGCTGGTCAGGCTGCCTGGGAAAGTAAGCTTGCAGACTGGACCCTGGGGAGGTCCCAGAATGGCCAGGGCAGGTACAGGGTGATGGGGGGTGGGAAGGTCCTACACAGAGGCTAGTCCTTTGGGGTGAGGGCTCAGTGGAGAGAGTTAGCTTGGCGTGTGCTGGGACTGGAAGAGGGGACAGTGAAAAgccagggtctgtgctcagctggCAAGAACCTTCTAGAGGTTGGCAGCCTTTCCCAAGCTCTAGCTCCAGTGCCAGCCCTGTTCTTAGGAGGGTTTTGGGCCAGGGTGACCTGATCAGGTGCAGGGTGGGGTCAGTCACCAGCagtggagaaggagcagaggacaGTGGCTTCAGATCAGGCGGGAGGCTGGCCTGGGGTCCCTGCAGATCCACCTGCCAGCCTCTGGCATAAATGGCCACCAGCCCGGGTGTCGGAATGGAAAGCCTggctgcttctctccccatcGCCAGTCACAATGCGGAGACTCTGTTCCTGGAGGGTATGGGGGAGCCTTCTAGGTTTTCTCGTGGCTGTGATCCTGACCTTATTCTCAAGTTCTCATGTGGAGTGGGgaacctctccccaccccatcttcCTCTGGCCTGCACCTcccttcagaaggaaagagaggacttGACAGACGTCCACGGTGTcaacctcccccagccccatgccctttcccctgctctggAGGAGGCCAGAGGGGGCTCAAGGCATCCTCCCTGCTGAACTGGCTTGCTCTGCGTCTCAGGACCTTGCTGCAGAcctccctccctctatccttccTCAAGGAGAGTCTCTGGACTCTTTTTGCCTTTGTCCTGCGTCTTGTGTCTGCACGAGGACCCCTCCCGGCCCCCACCCCGGAGCAAAGCCTTCTGTCTCTCCATGATGCCCTTTCCGCGTTCGCTCCCCGGCCAGTTGCAAGTACATCTGTAGGGTTTGGAGGCGGCGTGGCGGCTCTCCCCTTCTGAAATCAAGCAGCGGATAATGTCACCCGCTCCAGAGTTCTCCTGCTGTGTCATCCACcccgcctcccctctccccaaccaccaccactcAAATAAAAGCCAGAAAGCTCTTTTCAGCTCGATAAGGTGAAAAATGGGGACGACAGCTTTGGCTTCCACAGTCCCAGTTTTTCCCTGATGAGTATAACAAATACAACTGTCAAAGTTGGTATAATCAAACGTCAGATAAGATCACCAGCTGCTGGGGAGGTCTCTGTGTAGGCAGACGGATGTCTTCATAGAGTCAGGATAGTTTGCAGAGCTTATCAAGCAGGAGGGATGCGACAGCTGAATAGCCCTTTGCCGGTGAACCAAAGAGCTGGCCACAAGCTCCCGAGAGGGGCCGAGGAGAAAGGACAgtgtggggacagggatgggTGGGGGCAGAGCAGGAATGGGAGataagaggcccagagagggtctGGTTTTGGCTTCTGCTCTGAgctgggaggggagtgggggagcggGAACTGTGCCCCCCCCTTCTTCCAGGGAATGGtagtaataataatcatcattTATGGAGCACTTGGGAGTATCTGGGTGAGGTGCTGAGTGGTTTCCAAGCCTTCACTCGTTTGATCCTTACCACCTTCCTGGGAGGGAGGTAACCTTCACACAGATGAGGTTTGTTCAGGGGCCCAAAATCATATGGTGGgaaagggcggggggtgggggttgctgcAAACCCAGGTGTGTCATCAGAGCCCATTCTCCTAACCCCCTTGTTCAACTCAAGGTTTTTCTTGGGCTTCCCAAGCAGCAGATCCTGGGGACTAGGAGCCCCAGTAGATTGGGTCATCTTCcctgtcctgtgtgtgtgtctggctcTGTGGTTGGAAGTGTTTGTGGGGGGGATACCATCCAAGCCAGGCAGGCATCTCTGGAGAGAGGCAGTACCCAGCCCTTTCCCTCACGGCTCCTGGACCCCTGACAGCTTTTTACACACACACGGTGGACACTGGCCCAAAGAGAACTAGGGGTGTGGAGACAGTGACGTTTGGGGGATGAGCAGCCCAGGTACACGTCCTGTCACCATGGGTGAGGGTACTACCCTTGACTAGCCTTGGCTTGTATCTGGAGGGCCAGCCATGTGACTTATATTTTCTTAGTCATAATCACTCACCACAACAAGACCAATCTGTGTAGTCCTTGGCTGGAGGCCCGCCTCCAACGTGGGGAAGTCACCTCttccttcctggggctgctgccaCTGCCCCTGGTATGAATCTCTCATGAAGTGTTGGTAGAGATAGCCATGCAGGACTCTTCTTCAATAGGGAGTCACACTTCTGGTtttttgtgggtgtttttttgtttgtttttttaagcaaagatGAGTGAAGGAGGGCAGAAAGGGCCCAGTTCCTCCTGGAAACTCCCCAGTCTCCTCCAACTCTGTGTTATTTCCTTGCTCATAAATAACAACCCTTTTGGTTCAAGATCAAAGTGAACTCAACCCTTAGTGCCTGCCCTGCTCTCTTCACCAGCTTTGCCTCCCATGGTGCAAGGCCTCCACAGCCAGAGCAGTAGAACATTGCTGCCCCTGATGCTTTGCTGTCCCCCATTCCTGGAACCCTCACCTCCAAACACTCAAGTTCAAGTATCAGAAGCCCTACCTGCATTTCAAGGCCAGTACAATGCCATCCCTCCTGCAAAGTCTTCTCTGATCCTCTTAGGCAGGAACGACCTCTGCAGCATTCTGTTCTGATTGGCATTGGTACTGGCAAGCGTTCAGGTTATGCCTACCTTTGTAGGGTCTCCCCCTTTGCTAGGGAGCTCTCGATGGTAGGGGCCAATGGCTTCTACTCCATCCCCTAGCCTGACACACTATCCTTAGTGTTTGCCTACAGAATTGAACTGTGGGCTTCCCGGCTTCTTCCCAGGATACCGCTATGTGATTCTGGACATCCCCCTGCTGTTTGAGACCAAGAAGCTGCTCAAGTACATGAAGCACACGGTGGTGGTGTACTGGTGAGTGTGTGTCATGACCTGGCCTGACCAAGGCTGGAGAGGTGGGCCCCTGGAGTAAAGCATCTACCTGTGGAATGGCCCACATCCCTTTGCCCTTACCCCACAGGGCCACCAGGAGGCCCTGGGTATTTGGATGGCTGTGCCCAGAACCTATAGGAACGACTTCTGTACCTGACCCAGATATTTCCCCAAGTAGGTGCCAAGCAAAGGCCCCCAGGCGTCTCTAGTTGCTTGGGAGGGGCTCCCCCTGCTGGCTCTCGGCGGCACTTCAGCCCAGATGCCCTGAGCTGCCATGTTCGTAATCCCTGGAGCCCTTTTCCCTCCTCACCTTTCCAGACAGCTCCTACATTTACTCCTTCACTCAGTTTACCTTTCAGCATGAGGTGTTTAGGTCAGGAGCTGATCCTTCTGAATTACAGAAGACAAACTCGAGGGGGGAGTTACTTGGGGGGGTGTCCAGGGTCCATCTCCCCGCCCTCCCACCCCAGTCAGCCCCTGTGAACGGACGTGTGCCAGGAGCGAACTGTCAAGAGTCCCACTAAGAAGGGGGCTTTGTTCTCAGAATCCCTCAGGACACGACGCAAACCAGAATCCGGGTTTGGCAAACAGAGCCAGATCAAACCGTCAGCGAAAATGAGTCACAGTCCCAGTGGGGGTGAGTGTAGATGAGGCTGTAGGATGTGTCCGCCTCCCAGAAACTTCCTGGATGCCACCCACAAGTACCGCACACACCGAGGTGGGCACTCAGCTCCGTGGGTATTTTGGGCCCAGGGCGGCTCTCCAGAGACAGGCGTGTGGGAGGCTCCCAGCGCCACCGGAGCACGGCCTGGAGTGCTCATGCCCTGAGCTtcgccctgcccacccccacagctGCCCACCACGGGCTGCCACGGAGGCCCTGGTCTCAGGCATCCTCAcggctcctccccaccctcagcccccagcCTTTGTCTCCCGTGGAAACTCGCAGCCTCTCCggcttctttattccctgtctGTGAAAGACTTGTCAGCGAAGGCCAAGCACACTCCATGAAGAATTTGCCTTGGAGTCTTAATACAACTGGAACTTTGCATCAGAGGAtcaaaaaaaagcgggggggggggagggatctTCCAGCAGAGGTGAGAACACTGGTTCTATCCGCAGTCTCCAGAggacccccccacctgcctgccttgCCGCACTTTCCTTCTGGTTTGGTCTGTTCGCTAAGAGCAGAGGGAGCTATGGCTCCCGGCAGATGTGTTGGGTTCCCTGGATGGGGCCGGAGATCCTCCGGGGCCACTCACCAGCCTGGAGGTGCCTTTGCTGGAATCCCAGGAGCTGTTCACACCCTACTTTCAGGCTCGAGAGAGAGGCCAGAGACCTGGGAAGGAGtgattatttgcttttcattAAGGGGATCTACACAGTACAAGACTAAAAGATCCCCTCATGGATTCCTTCAACTGTCCGAGTATCCCTGGCATGTCTGAAATAATAGGGGGCATTTACCAAATCTATGTAATACCAAAATGGGATTGTACCCAAATGGGATTGTTCACATTTTTGAGAAACTGGCCAGTCGCAGAGTAAGGGTTTGGGTAAAAATCCTCTTCCCACAAATAGTTTCAGTCCTTGAACTGAGCATATGggcctctctctgagcctcaggaagGGCTGCGAGGGACCTCTGCCTTCACgttccaggaagccctccggtCTAGGCCACACGTTCTGAAGGCTATGTCCTCCCAGGTGGCTCTAAGCTACCTCTGTTCACCCAGAtttccccagccccaggctcacAGGGTCCCTAAGAGGCAGTCCTTGTTTTTAGCCAGGTAGGAACTGGCCTCACGATCTTGACAGGACACTGTCCCTGTAACAAAGGAAATCAGAAgtccaatttactttttttttttttattttatttatttatttgtcagagagagagagggagagagagcaagcacaggcagacagaatggcaggcagaggcagagggagaagcaggctccctgatgagcaaagagcccgatgtgggactcaatcccaggacgctgggatcatgacctgagccgaaggcagctgcttaaccaactgagccacccaggcgtcccccaattTACTTTTTAAGGCTGGTATAGATACCATTCTCCTTCAAAGTCTTCTCTGATCGGCCAGCCAGAAATGATTTTCTGGAGCATTCTGGTCTGAACGGCATTAGAATTGACCAGGGTTCAGGTTGTGTCTGTCCTTGGAAGGTGTGTCTTCACATCCCAGGAGGCCCTCTGGTCTAGGCCACACCTAAAAGGAGACCAAACAGGAGTGGTCAGAGTCTCTCATCTTACCTCGGGGAGAGCTCAGGCCTAACGGCTCAGCAGACAGCCTCCAGACAGCAGAGCCTGCTCCCTCTTGTTACCCCTGAGGGGCTCAGGTAGCCATGGAGCTAGAGGGAGCTTAGAGATGACTCCCTTCCAGAGGACAGCATGGCGGGTCCTGTGTAGCCACAGGCAAGACAGGAAGTTTCCTGAGGAAGGGCCTAGCTGGTAATGTCAGAGTGGGCAAAAGACATATTCTTCGAATTTCCTTTGGAGTCGGGGGGCTGGGCGGTGTTTAGCTTTGTCTGTGATGCTTCTTCCTGTCCCAAGGATCAGATCCAGCTCTCAAGTCCTTGCTACACGGGGAAGCACCTTGGGGCTGGCTGGTCTCCTGGGTCAGTGGCGTCAAGCCTGGCAGGCACTCTCTTGGCTCTCGGTgtccaggggtgggggtgaggaggcaAGGAGAGGGGTCCCTGTGGTAGCTCAGGAAGCTGTGTTGGATGCACCAGGCCCAAGCCCCAGGGGAACTACAGGAAGCGACCGGCTGGCAGGCACAGGCCTGCCAGTAAAGGTCAGCCATCCAGGGACTCAGGATATAGCCGTCGCCAGACGACCAGATCTTCCCAGCTTATAACTGGGAAATCGCAGGCCTAGTGGCAAGGCAGGGAGCCCCCAGATGGGGGAGAGAGCCGCTGTAGCCCTTCCCCCTCCTGTTGACACTCAGGGACTTCTGGAGCCCATCAGTGCTGCTAGGGTCCTGCGAATGCTACAAGGTCCCTGAAAGagattggaggggaggggctgcccaccccccacccaccgtGGCTTGCtggtgggagggaggctggggcctGCAGTGCCTGAgcagccctcccacccctgccctcagTGATCGGGACACGCAGGCTGGCGCGGGCTGATGCAGCGGAATGGCCTGAGCCGGGAGGACGCGGAAGGCCCGGATCGAGGCCCAGCTGCCCCTGAAGGACAAGGTCCACATGGCCCGCCATGTCCTAGACAACTCGGGGAGTGGAGCGTCACCAAACGCCAGGTCATCCTCCTGCACGCGGAGCTGGAGCGCTCCTTGGAGTACCTGCCGCTGAGGCTTCGGGGTTCTGACAGGTCCTCATGGGCCTTGCCGGCCTCCTCTATCTGCTCACCCACTACCTCCTGCCTTCCCCCTAGCCAGGCCTCTTGATGCTGGAAGCCCCAAGCCTTGATCTCTCAGAGTCTGGAGCAGGTGGCAAATGCATCTTGTTTCCTCCCAAGCccaatcaacacacacacacacaccacacacgcaTGCACCCACTGAATCTGGGCTGAGCCTGGCACAGGGTCCCCCTTCTTTGGAGTGCATCCGATCTGAGGCAGAAAAACAGTCCTGTCAGTGGAtaccccttcccaccttcctAAGGGCCCCTCCCTCTGGAGCCACCCACGGAATGGTGTCCGCCATGGGGCATGAAAGCAACGGTGGGGAAGCTGTTGTGAAATTCTTGGGGGCGCAGGCAAGGAACAACTGTCCTCTGTGGCCATGAGCAGTGTTCAAAACTGGGAGGTTCCCTGGGCTTGACCCCTCTCTAGGCAACATGCCCTGTCATGACAAAACCTGCATCCTGGGACCGGGAAATAACTGTGGTCCAACAGGATTTCTCCCCTAGTCTGGAGCCCTTGGCCCGGATGCAGTGAGGGCTCCCTTGCTGGTAATGCTGTGGCAGAGCCTCTTGTGGGATGACCCACTGGCCCACCTTGGCATTTCTCCAGCGTTCCCCATACCCGCTTCCCAGCTGCCAACTGTTGGCCTCCCACTCCTTGTTTCTCTGCCCTAAACTCTCAGTGAGTCCACACGCATGAGGCTgtttcctgcctctgggccttcGCTGTGCTGTTCCTCACCTAGAataccttttgtttttctatagcTGGGATGTCTCCCAGCACCATCTGGAGCCCCAGGCTCTGTCGGGTGCTGTGGGATAGCCCAAGCCCCCAGCCGCCATGCTGTGTTTTACTTTATTGGTCCCTCCTACTAGACTGTCAGCTGTTCGAGGGCGACATCTGTGTCTTGTTCATCTCTGTGCTCCTGGTACAGAGCCTGACTCGCCATTGGTGCTTAATAAAATAGAGCGTGTTGATCTGAAATGCCCCGCACTGCCGATTTTCCCCTAGCACCATGGACTGACGAAGGCTCCCAGACTTGGCTGATGCCATTTGGGGTTATACTTGGCCTCCTCCCACATGAGGCGTGGGTCCCTACTGCCCCAGAAGATTCGGCAGCCCTCTGACGTCTGAGGCCCCAGGAGGATTCCAGCTAGGCCCAGGGGTACCCTgtgggaggtgggtaggggtTTGCTCACTCCATCTTCCTTCCCCCAAGCAATTGGACCAGTGTAGGCTTCAGCTCTCTCTTGCCACCGTTGGCAGACCTGCTGAGGTGCTGGTCCCGCCCAGCAGCCTATTAAGGTTAGAACTGAACGTGACAAGTGCACAAGGCTATGGTGGCCATATTCAGTGCTCCCTTTCCCAGAGCTGCTCAGCCCTCGGGGACCAGCTCGTGAATGCATTGCACACCCCCCAGGGGCAAAGAAAGGCTCAGCTAGGAAGTGTCTGGCtgcagggtggggctgggcaggagggaaagcagaaggcagctgcctcCCCAGGTGCCTGGGACCTGgctagaggaggaaaaggaggaaaggtaCAACCCCTTACAGTGCTCTGCCACCCCCGGGTTGGTGAGAAAATGACTTCACGAATGCCTGTGACCTTCTGGACAGAGTGCTGGACATGTAACACCATCTGGGTGGAACACTCTGatccaggcccagagaggtcaagggaTCTGATGAGGGTCACAGAGGCTGGCGTTGGGCGGCCAGCAGCTGAGCCTCTGAGCAGCCCTGGGGTCGCACTGAGGCTCAGCCTCCTTAATGGGACCTCCTGCCTGGTGTTTCTTTGATCAAGTTAGCTTCATGATGCCTACGTCAAAAGACCTGATAAGTGGAGGGCAGCGAAAGTCCTTTGCAAACCGTAAAGTTCCAAAGAATTACTTTCTCTCCTGCTGAATTTGATGCAAAAACATGGGAGGATAGCCAGACTGGTAGGTGTGCAAAAAAGGTGGGCCAGGCTTTCTGGTGCCCTGGTCCTGCCCCACCTcctacctcccacctccccatccatgtctccctcctctggcctcccCTTCCCAGGCTTTGTGGCTCTAAGCAGCCTTAGGAGTCCTCCtgagggcgcctggctggcccagtcggtGGAGTATGCAGCAGCtggtgaattcaagccccacactgggcttagagcttattttaaaaaaaggggggggagaaaagaaaaagaaaaacgaagaATGAGGCCTACTTTCCCCAGGACCTGACTTCACTGTTAGGCCATTCCTGGGGCTCGCAGAGCCCAGGAAACAGCGGGAGCCCGGCCACCGGGAGCCCAGCCCTGCGCCCAGGCGGGCGGACCGCCTCCCTTCCGACCGGCAGGTGGCAGCACCCGCCCGGGTTGGGGTCGGACCTCCGCGGCGGGCGCTCGCGGAGCGGACCTAACTTTACCCCGGTC includes the following:
- the DCAKD gene encoding LOW QUALITY PROTEIN: dephospho-CoA kinase domain-containing protein (The sequence of the model RefSeq protein was modified relative to this genomic sequence to represent the inferred CDS: inserted 1 base in 1 codon; deleted 5 bases in 4 codons), with protein sequence MFLVGLTGGIASGKSSVIQVFQQLGCAVIDVDVIARHVVQPGYPAHRRIVEAFGTEVLLENGDINRKVLGDLIFNQPDRRHLLNTITHPEIRKEMMKETFKYFLRGYRYVILDIPLLFETKKLLKYMKHTVVVYCDRDTQAGALMQRNGLSREDAEARIEAQLPLKDKVHMARHVLDNXGEWSVTKRQVILLHAELERSLEYLPLRFGVLTGLMGLAGLLYLLTHYLLPSP